One genomic region from Neodiprion virginianus isolate iyNeoVirg1 unplaced genomic scaffold, iyNeoVirg1.1 ptg000042l, whole genome shotgun sequence encodes:
- the LOC124309800 gene encoding LOW QUALITY PROTEIN: cytochrome b-like (The sequence of the model RefSeq protein was modified relative to this genomic sequence to represent the inferred CDS: substituted 7 bases at 7 genomic stop codons) — translation MLPLRLKNSLLKIINGSLVDLPTPSNITTIXNFGSLLGLCLITQLITGIFLAIHYTPNIQIAFDRIIHIYRNINNGXIIKNLHANGASIFFICIYLHIGRGIFFGSFNLKPTXITGTTILLLTIATAFLGYVLPXGQISFXGATVITNLLSAIPYLGEFLVQXLXGGFSINNATLTRFFTLHFIIPFIIIIITIIHLIFLHNTGSRNPLGTNSDIDKMSFQPYFLLKDIVGFILIYFILIYIILINPNILRDPDNFTPANPIITPPHIKPE, via the coding sequence ATGCTACCtttacgtttaaaaaatagtttattaaaaattataaatggaTCATTAGTAGATTTACCAACACCATCaaatattacaacaatatGAAATTTTGGTTCATTATTAGGATTATGTTTAATAACCCAACTAATTACAGGTATTTTTTTAGCTATACATTACACACCTAATATTCAAATAGCATTTGATAGAATTATCCATATTTACCGAAATATTAATAATGGttgaataatcaaaaatttacatGCAAATGGtgcttcaatattttttatctgtatATACTTACATATTGGACGAGGAATATTTTTTGGATCATTCAACCTTAAACCAACTTGAATTACAGGaacaacaatattattattaactatAGCAACCGCATTTTTAGGATACGTATTACCTTGAGGACAAATATCTTTTTGAGGAGCTACTGTAATTACTAACCTTCTCTCAGCAATTCCATATTTAGGAGAATTCTTAGTACAATGATTATGAGGAGGATTTTCTATTAATAATGCTACACTAACAcgattttttactcttcattttattattccctttattattattataataacaattattcatttaatattTCTACATAACACAGGATCAAGAAACCCTTTAGGAACTAATAGTGATATTGATAAAATGTCATTTCaaccttattttttattaaaagaCATTGTaggatttattttaatatactttatcttaatttatattattttaataaatcctAATATATTAAGAGACCCAGATAATTTTACCCCTGCTAATCCTATAATTACTCCTCCTCATATTAAAcctgaatga